A window of Polaromonas hydrogenivorans contains these coding sequences:
- a CDS encoding rubredoxin, whose amino-acid sequence MNSSSAPRFEGSYLGSSAKLPASARLECKICWWVYDPALGDEVWQIEPGTAFTDLPAHWRCPVCDGDAEQFMVLLDTGEA is encoded by the coding sequence ATGAACTCCAGCAGCGCGCCGCGCTTTGAAGGCAGCTACCTGGGCAGCAGCGCCAAGCTGCCGGCCTCGGCGCGCCTGGAGTGCAAGATCTGCTGGTGGGTCTATGACCCCGCGCTGGGCGATGAAGTCTGGCAGATCGAGCCCGGCACGGCCTTCACCGACCTGCCGGCGCACTGGCGCTGCCCGGTCTGCGACGGCGATGCCGAGCAGTTCATGGTGTTGCTTGACACCGGCGAGGCATGA
- a CDS encoding enoyl-CoA hydratase-related protein, which produces MISPVLRILLLCHSFNSLSQRLFVALKAEGHQVSVELDISDSVTEEAVALFKPDLLVAPFLKRRIPETVWRRQPCLIVHPGPPGDQGPSALDWALLDGARRWGVTVLQATHDYDAGPVWASAEFAMRDATKGSLYRHEVADAAETAMLQAVRSFIAGTAPESASAGAKGAGLAPASVRWRPLVRQADRAIDWTSRTTAQALARLHSADGQPGVVDRLFDQPCRIWDGHAATPELMQSFPGAAAGAVLAQRDGAVLRATVDGGLWIGQACLLDTAGDSGSGAGGFPAPRFKLPTAMALARHCAALPELAVALERDPAEWAELHYAESGPPQARVGYLSFDFYNGAMSSRQCKALLAALQEVRHKPLKVLLLLGGSDFFSNGIHLNCIEAAAHGLGEDGTGSAADASWHNINAMNDVAQALITTTDRITVAVLRGNAGAGGAFLALAADEVWSHQGVLLNPHYKNMGNLYGSEYWTYLLPRRLGQKAAQQLMQQRLPVSAPAAQEIGLIDRCFECTAAEFEGIFREQAQALANAYNLPEHLLRKQEQRASDEATRPLAHYRQEELSRMHRNFYGFDPSYHMARFHFVHKLAHAWTPRHLAIHRS; this is translated from the coding sequence ATGATATCGCCGGTATTGCGCATCCTGCTGCTGTGCCACAGCTTCAACAGCCTGAGCCAGCGCCTGTTTGTAGCGCTCAAGGCCGAGGGCCACCAGGTGTCGGTGGAGCTGGATATTTCAGACAGCGTGACCGAAGAAGCGGTTGCGCTCTTCAAGCCCGACTTGCTGGTGGCTCCGTTTTTGAAACGCCGCATCCCCGAAACGGTGTGGCGTCGCCAGCCCTGCCTGATCGTGCATCCCGGACCACCGGGCGACCAGGGTCCGAGTGCGCTGGACTGGGCGCTGCTCGATGGCGCCCGGCGCTGGGGCGTCACGGTGCTGCAGGCTACTCATGACTATGACGCCGGCCCGGTGTGGGCCAGCGCAGAATTTGCCATGCGGGATGCAACCAAAGGCAGCCTCTACCGCCATGAAGTGGCTGATGCTGCAGAAACTGCCATGCTGCAGGCCGTGCGCAGTTTCATTGCTGGCACAGCCCCCGAATCAGCGTCTGCCGGGGCAAAAGGTGCCGGTCTTGCGCCTGCATCGGTCCGCTGGCGCCCGCTGGTCAGGCAGGCCGACCGTGCGATTGACTGGACATCTCGTACCACGGCCCAGGCACTGGCCCGATTGCACAGCGCCGATGGCCAGCCTGGCGTGGTGGACCGGCTGTTCGATCAGCCCTGCCGGATCTGGGATGGGCATGCCGCCACCCCGGAACTCATGCAGTCGTTCCCCGGTGCCGCGGCCGGTGCCGTGCTGGCGCAGCGAGACGGCGCCGTGCTGCGCGCGACGGTGGACGGTGGCCTGTGGATTGGCCAGGCCTGCCTGCTTGACACGGCGGGTGATTCAGGTTCGGGTGCGGGCGGGTTTCCTGCGCCCCGGTTCAAGCTGCCGACGGCCATGGCGCTGGCCCGGCACTGCGCGGCACTGCCCGAGCTTGCCGTGGCGCTGGAACGCGACCCGGCCGAATGGGCCGAACTGCATTACGCCGAATCAGGCCCGCCGCAGGCCCGGGTCGGCTACCTGTCCTTTGACTTCTACAACGGGGCCATGTCCTCGCGGCAATGCAAGGCACTGCTGGCCGCGCTGCAGGAAGTCAGGCACAAGCCGCTGAAGGTTCTGCTGCTGCTGGGTGGCAGTGACTTTTTCAGCAATGGAATCCACCTGAACTGCATTGAGGCAGCGGCCCATGGCCTGGGGGAAGACGGCACAGGCAGCGCCGCCGACGCGTCCTGGCACAACATCAATGCCATGAACGACGTGGCCCAGGCCCTGATCACCACGACGGACCGGATCACCGTGGCCGTGCTTCGCGGCAATGCCGGGGCCGGCGGCGCTTTTCTGGCCCTGGCGGCTGACGAGGTCTGGTCGCACCAAGGTGTGCTGCTCAATCCGCATTACAAGAACATGGGCAATCTGTATGGCTCTGAATACTGGACCTATCTTCTGCCCAGGCGCCTGGGCCAAAAGGCGGCCCAGCAGCTGATGCAGCAGCGCCTGCCGGTGTCTGCACCAGCGGCCCAGGAGATAGGGTTGATCGACCGCTGCTTTGAGTGCACGGCAGCGGAATTTGAAGGGATTTTTCGGGAGCAGGCCCAAGCGCTGGCCAACGCCTACAATTTGCCGGAACATTTGCTCCGCAAGCAGGAGCAGCGTGCCAGCGATGAAGCGACACGGCCTTTGGCGCACTACCGCCAGGAAGAATTGTCCCGGATGCACCGAAACTTCTACGGATTTGATCCCAGCTACCATATGGCCCGTTTTCACTTCGTGCACAAGCTGGCACATGCCTGGACGCCCCGGCATTTGGCGATTCACCGTTCATGA
- a CDS encoding HypC/HybG/HupF family hydrogenase formation chaperone, with protein sequence MCIGIPMQVLSLEPGHANCQGRGQARRVRTALVGSVAAGDWLLVFLDSAQECIDAQRAQEINATLDLLEAVLQGHETNTPDRLDHVAFELPSRMSREQLLALSTGIY encoded by the coding sequence ATGTGTATCGGAATTCCCATGCAGGTGTTGTCGCTGGAACCGGGACATGCCAACTGCCAGGGCCGGGGCCAGGCGCGCCGTGTTCGCACCGCCCTGGTCGGCAGCGTGGCGGCTGGCGACTGGCTGCTGGTTTTCCTGGACAGCGCGCAGGAATGCATCGACGCGCAGCGGGCGCAGGAAATCAACGCAACCCTGGACCTGCTGGAGGCGGTATTGCAGGGCCATGAAACGAACACGCCGGACCGGCTCGACCACGTTGCCTTTGAACTGCCGTCCCGCATGAGCCGTGAACAGTTGCTGGCACTGTCCACCGGCATTTATTAA
- the hypB gene encoding hydrogenase nickel incorporation protein HypB has translation MCVVCGCADSGEKIHEHRHEPAPLPAASAPQVNAQTGDLHFGSGSARVSVPGMSQERAIRLETDILGANNRIARQNRLHFEAHGVTALNLVSSPGSGKTTLLCATIHALKQRHPGLAVSVIEGDQQTSFDADRIRATGAPAIQVNTGKGCHLDAPMVAEAFGRLHSHGNHEAAHHHGHDHSLLFIENVGNLVCPAAWDLGELAKVAILSVTEGEDKPLKYPDMFAAARLMVLNKVDLLPHLQFDVQRCIEFARRVNPGIEIIQISATTGAGMDAWLHWLEHAMDGQPDHSHGHVDSASHGTTEAVLRQRIAALEAELAAAHAASAGA, from the coding sequence ATGTGTGTAGTTTGCGGTTGCGCCGACAGCGGCGAGAAAATTCACGAGCATCGCCACGAACCCGCCCCTTTGCCTGCAGCGTCGGCGCCGCAGGTCAATGCGCAGACCGGCGACCTGCACTTTGGCTCGGGTTCGGCGCGTGTGTCGGTGCCCGGAATGAGCCAGGAGCGCGCCATCAGGCTCGAAACCGACATCCTCGGTGCCAACAACCGCATCGCCCGCCAGAACCGCCTGCATTTCGAGGCGCACGGCGTGACCGCGCTGAACCTGGTGTCCAGCCCCGGTTCGGGCAAGACCACCTTGCTGTGCGCCACCATCCATGCCTTGAAGCAGCGGCATCCGGGGCTGGCGGTGTCGGTCATTGAAGGCGACCAGCAAACCAGTTTTGATGCCGACCGCATCCGCGCCACCGGTGCCCCGGCGATTCAGGTCAACACCGGCAAAGGCTGTCATCTGGATGCACCGATGGTGGCCGAGGCGTTTGGGCGCCTGCACTCGCACGGCAACCATGAAGCTGCTCATCACCATGGCCATGACCACAGCCTGCTGTTCATCGAGAACGTCGGCAACCTGGTCTGCCCCGCCGCCTGGGATCTGGGCGAACTGGCCAAGGTGGCGATTTTGTCGGTCACCGAAGGCGAGGACAAGCCGCTCAAGTACCCCGACATGTTTGCCGCTGCCCGCCTCATGGTGCTCAACAAGGTGGACCTGCTGCCGCACCTGCAGTTTGACGTGCAGCGCTGCATCGAGTTTGCGCGGCGCGTCAACCCGGGCATTGAAATCATCCAGATCTCGGCCACCACGGGCGCGGGCATGGACGCCTGGCTGCACTGGCTGGAGCATGCGATGGATGGGCAGCCTGACCACTCCCACGGACACGTCGATTCCGCCAGCCACGGCACGACCGAGGCCGTGCTGCGCCAGCGCATCGCTGCACTCGAAGCCGAACTGGCCGCAGCGCACGCCGCAAGCGCTGGAGCCTGA
- a CDS encoding hydrogenase: MNTETSGSETLVRLPVQPPKAVPPDSPLVQRLVTDFGATWVDEKSVQDWAALGGDRVVLLAGDAVRFPEGQDVAVVLPELRRSASRRFEIAVVPRDKEEALARRYGSNRWPTLLFLRDGQYVTTLPGMHDWEEYVHEVERALAMPVSRAPTIGIPVVSANAKSSDSSCH, translated from the coding sequence ATGAACACCGAAACATCAGGCTCCGAAACCCTCGTCAGGCTGCCTGTGCAGCCACCCAAGGCCGTCCCGCCCGATTCACCCCTGGTGCAGCGGCTGGTGACGGACTTCGGTGCCACCTGGGTCGATGAAAAAAGCGTTCAGGACTGGGCCGCGCTCGGCGGCGACCGGGTGGTCCTGCTGGCGGGCGACGCGGTGCGCTTTCCCGAAGGCCAGGATGTGGCCGTGGTGTTGCCCGAATTGCGCCGCTCGGCGTCGCGCAGGTTTGAAATCGCCGTGGTGCCGCGCGACAAGGAAGAAGCCCTGGCGCGGCGTTACGGCTCGAACCGCTGGCCAACCCTGCTGTTCCTGCGCGATGGCCAGTACGTCACCACCCTGCCCGGCATGCACGACTGGGAGGAGTATGTACACGAAGTCGAACGCGCCCTGGCGATGCCGGTTTCCCGCGCGCCGACCATCGGCATTCCCGTCGTCAGCGCCAATGCCAAGTCCAGCGATTCTTCCTGCCATTGA
- the hypE gene encoding hydrogenase expression/formation protein HypE, with amino-acid sequence MSPVKKAYIRPLDIRHGCIDMGHGAGGRSAAQLIEELFLAAFDNEFLRQGNDGAVFAPPPLPAGARLVMATDGHVVSPLFFPGGDVGCLSVHGTVNDVAMSGAKPLYLTASFILEEGYPLADLKRIVDSMALAAREAGVPVITGDTKVVERGKGDGVFISTTGLGVVAPGVDIAGSNARPGDVVLLSGTIGEHGVAVLSQRESLEFETTIQSDTCALHTLVAAMLLAAPGDVRVLRDPTRGGLATTLNEVARQSRAGMMLEESAIPVLPEVDAACELLGLDPLYIANEGKLIAICAPEAADAVLAAMRAHPQGRAAARIGVVTEDAHHFVQMNTRFGGRRVVDWLSGEQLPRIC; translated from the coding sequence ATGAGCCCGGTTAAAAAAGCCTACATCCGGCCGCTGGACATTCGCCACGGCTGCATCGACATGGGCCACGGCGCCGGTGGACGGTCGGCGGCCCAGTTGATCGAGGAGCTGTTCCTGGCCGCCTTCGACAACGAATTTTTGCGCCAGGGCAACGACGGTGCGGTGTTCGCACCGCCTCCCCTGCCTGCTGGCGCACGGCTGGTGATGGCGACCGACGGCCATGTGGTGTCGCCGCTGTTTTTTCCGGGCGGTGACGTGGGCTGCCTGAGCGTGCATGGAACGGTGAACGACGTGGCCATGTCCGGCGCGAAGCCGCTGTACCTCACGGCCAGTTTCATCCTCGAAGAAGGCTACCCGCTGGCCGACCTCAAGCGCATCGTCGATTCGATGGCGCTGGCGGCCAGGGAAGCGGGCGTACCCGTCATCACCGGCGACACCAAGGTCGTCGAGCGCGGCAAGGGCGATGGCGTGTTCATCAGCACCACCGGGCTGGGCGTGGTAGCGCCCGGCGTGGACATTGCCGGGAGCAACGCCCGGCCCGGCGACGTGGTGCTGCTGTCGGGCACCATCGGCGAGCACGGCGTGGCGGTGCTGTCGCAGCGCGAATCGCTGGAGTTTGAAACCACGATTCAGTCCGATACCTGCGCCCTGCACACCCTGGTGGCCGCCATGCTGCTGGCCGCACCGGGCGACGTGCGGGTGCTGCGCGACCCGACGCGCGGCGGGCTGGCCACCACGCTCAACGAAGTGGCGCGCCAGTCGCGCGCCGGCATGATGCTGGAGGAGTCGGCCATCCCCGTCCTGCCCGAGGTGGACGCGGCCTGTGAACTGCTGGGGCTGGACCCGCTGTACATCGCCAACGAAGGCAAGCTCATTGCCATCTGCGCGCCCGAAGCCGCCGATGCGGTGCTGGCCGCCATGCGGGCGCATCCGCAAGGCAGGGCCGCCGCCCGCATTGGCGTGGTGACCGAGGATGCGCATCACTTCGTGCAGATGAACACCCGGTTTGGCGGCCGCCGCGTGGTGGACTGGCTGAGCGGCGAGCAGCTTCCACGCATCTGTTAA
- a CDS encoding hydrogenase expression/formation protein, producing MKDFPIPVRTIGPGSQAEEDVLDYMPMPQGMETFRAPLLPEPEEVASLVLACAALRESLVQLGHALKEGGNRSVSLNGLPEADLKLINTVLGEGEVSALVTTQGDASTELRVQESVFAGVWRVVQTANGRVVSDTIELGYVPQALKETARQDVQASMPRWQGPLPPNVQNAPLLLSEIEDQWKLWKPGQSAYVVNLTLLPMSAEDIGFMDHHLGTGRVLILSRGYGNCRITNTCMPNTWRVVYYNSQDLVILNTVEVTELPDVAQAAREDLEDSHERLKEVLEWVEHA from the coding sequence ATGAAAGATTTCCCCATTCCGGTTCGAACCATCGGCCCCGGCAGCCAGGCGGAAGAAGACGTGCTGGACTACATGCCGATGCCGCAGGGCATGGAAACCTTCCGCGCGCCCCTTCTGCCCGAGCCCGAAGAGGTGGCCAGCCTGGTGCTGGCCTGCGCGGCGCTGCGCGAATCGCTGGTCCAGCTGGGCCATGCCCTGAAGGAGGGCGGCAACCGCAGCGTGAGCCTGAACGGGCTGCCCGAAGCCGACCTCAAGCTCATCAACACCGTGCTCGGCGAAGGCGAAGTCAGCGCGCTGGTGACGACCCAAGGCGACGCCTCGACCGAGCTGCGTGTGCAGGAGTCGGTGTTTGCGGGCGTCTGGCGTGTCGTGCAGACGGCCAATGGCCGGGTGGTGTCCGACACCATCGAGCTGGGCTATGTACCGCAAGCCCTGAAAGAAACGGCCCGGCAGGACGTGCAGGCAAGCATGCCGCGCTGGCAAGGCCCGCTCCCGCCCAATGTGCAGAACGCGCCCCTGCTGCTGTCGGAAATCGAGGACCAGTGGAAGCTGTGGAAACCCGGCCAGAGCGCCTACGTCGTCAACCTGACGCTGCTGCCGATGTCGGCGGAAGATATCGGCTTCATGGACCACCACCTGGGCACCGGGCGGGTGCTGATCCTGTCGCGCGGCTACGGCAACTGCCGCATCACCAACACCTGCATGCCCAACACCTGGCGCGTGGTGTATTACAACTCGCAGGACCTGGTCATCCTGAACACCGTCGAAGTGACTGAACTGCCCGACGTGGCGCAGGCCGCGCGGGAAGACCTGGAAGATTCCCATGAGCGCCTCAAGGAAGTGCTCGAATGGGTGGAACACGCATGA
- a CDS encoding carbamoyltransferase HypF, with protein sequence MPNPVPSPSFRPVLAVGAWLKNTACLLDMAGAHGSVLHGDLRDAQACCALEASVRDLAARSSQPIAAIAHDLHPDFYSTRLALALAGEWQVSAIGVQHHHAHIGAVMAEHGLNEPVIGLALDGVGLGTDGTAWGGELLWVAPGGWKRLGHLWPLGLPGGDAAARMPWRMLASVLHALGRSTEIEPRLSAAVGAGPARMIQRLLETGLNCPATTSVGRWFDAAAAALGLHLLEQTEAEAAIALEQQAARWLDAGQAADAVMTRHESVLKTDTSVLDIRPLLCALLDWPEAADKVGAAAAWFHLALAYALADWAAHAARQAGCRVICLGGGCFMNAILTREVTRRLQSHGLRVCRPQTNSCGDAGLALGQAWVVAQQLHIPGFSLAGEIASVEPLTSLLPSESPSCA encoded by the coding sequence ATGCCAAACCCGGTGCCGTCGCCATCATTCCGCCCCGTGCTGGCGGTCGGCGCATGGTTGAAGAACACCGCCTGCCTGCTCGACATGGCCGGCGCTCACGGGTCTGTCCTGCACGGCGACTTGCGCGATGCCCAGGCGTGCTGCGCCCTGGAGGCATCGGTGCGAGATTTGGCCGCACGGTCCAGCCAGCCGATAGCGGCCATTGCCCACGACCTGCACCCTGACTTCTACAGCACCCGGCTGGCCCTGGCGCTGGCCGGGGAATGGCAGGTCAGTGCCATCGGGGTGCAGCACCACCATGCCCACATCGGCGCGGTCATGGCCGAGCATGGCCTGAACGAGCCGGTCATCGGCCTGGCGCTGGACGGCGTGGGGCTGGGTACCGATGGCACGGCCTGGGGCGGCGAATTGTTGTGGGTCGCGCCCGGCGGCTGGAAGCGGCTGGGTCACCTGTGGCCGCTGGGCCTGCCGGGCGGGGATGCGGCCGCGCGCATGCCATGGCGCATGCTGGCCTCGGTCCTGCATGCGCTGGGACGCAGCACCGAGATCGAGCCGCGCCTGTCGGCGGCCGTGGGCGCCGGTCCAGCCCGGATGATCCAGCGCCTGCTGGAAACCGGCCTGAACTGCCCGGCTACGACCAGCGTCGGGCGCTGGTTCGATGCCGCCGCCGCAGCCCTTGGCCTGCATCTGCTGGAACAGACCGAAGCCGAAGCCGCCATTGCGCTGGAGCAGCAGGCGGCCCGCTGGCTTGATGCGGGTCAGGCAGCGGACGCGGTGATGACGCGCCACGAATCGGTCCTCAAGACCGACACCAGCGTGCTCGATATTCGCCCCCTGCTTTGCGCCTTGCTGGACTGGCCAGAAGCGGCGGACAAGGTCGGTGCGGCGGCGGCCTGGTTTCATCTGGCCCTGGCGTATGCGCTGGCCGACTGGGCGGCCCATGCGGCCCGGCAGGCTGGGTGCCGGGTCATCTGCCTGGGTGGCGGCTGCTTCATGAATGCCATCCTGACCCGCGAAGTCACGCGCCGGCTGCAGAGCCATGGCTTGCGGGTCTGCCGGCCTCAAACGAATTCCTGCGGCGACGCCGGCCTGGCGCTGGGCCAGGCCTGGGTCGTGGCTCAGCAGTTACACATCCCCGGTTTCAGCCTGGCCGGCGAGATTGCATCCGTTGAGCCCCTCACTTCACTTCTTCCTTCTGAAAGTCCTTCATGTGCCTAG
- the hybE gene encoding [NiFe]-hydrogenase assembly chaperone HybE produces MRSTDSPVLSLRVKALAALYQHIASTRMQGIPLLNPAVQVEAVGFELVQADASDPEAPASGVGVLITPWFMNLVWLPLRRLDLAKQVGGKVPRYVGRECFEFIAAHEDDFGSYEACSLFSPVFEFENHQAAVATAQAVLDMLRQPASTAAQAALPQAPARRAFLFGRSSNVAAPGRGEAGRG; encoded by the coding sequence ATGCGCAGCACTGACAGCCCCGTTCTCAGCCTGCGCGTGAAGGCCCTGGCGGCCTTGTACCAGCACATTGCCAGCACGCGCATGCAAGGCATTCCGCTGCTGAACCCTGCCGTGCAGGTGGAGGCCGTGGGGTTTGAGCTGGTTCAGGCCGACGCATCCGACCCCGAAGCTCCTGCCTCCGGCGTCGGCGTGCTCATCACGCCCTGGTTCATGAACCTGGTCTGGCTGCCGCTGCGGCGCCTGGACCTCGCGAAGCAGGTGGGCGGCAAGGTGCCGCGCTACGTCGGGCGTGAATGTTTCGAGTTCATTGCTGCGCACGAAGACGACTTTGGCAGCTATGAAGCCTGTTCCCTGTTCTCCCCGGTTTTTGAATTTGAAAATCACCAGGCCGCCGTGGCCACGGCCCAGGCCGTGCTGGACATGTTGCGGCAACCGGCGAGCACTGCGGCCCAGGCGGCCTTGCCGCAAGCCCCTGCGCGCCGCGCCTTCCTCTTTGGGCGATCCAGCAACGTGGCTGCGCCCGGCAGAGGGGAGGCCGGCCGTGGCTGA
- a CDS encoding HyaD/HybD family hydrogenase maturation endopeptidase, which yields MRKNPPESACHGDGDKQETICVMGIGNVLWADEGFGVRCIEALQQRYEFAPHVSLIDGGTQGLYLIQHVQEATRLLIFDAVDYGLEPGTLKLVEDDDVPRFMGAKKMSLHQTGFQEVLSLAMLTEKYPRSVLLIGCQPEYLEDYGGSLRPRVKLALEDALAHGLATLREWGARPTLRTQPLSVHDAVTFCELDLLRYEDERPSEDLACRSGDDRFFPDTPQTA from the coding sequence ATGCGCAAAAATCCGCCCGAAAGCGCCTGTCACGGGGATGGTGACAAGCAGGAGACCATCTGCGTGATGGGCATTGGCAATGTCCTGTGGGCCGACGAAGGCTTTGGCGTGCGCTGCATCGAGGCCTTGCAGCAGCGCTACGAGTTCGCCCCCCATGTCAGCCTGATCGATGGCGGCACGCAGGGGCTGTACCTGATCCAGCATGTGCAGGAGGCGACGCGCCTGCTGATCTTCGATGCCGTCGATTACGGCCTGGAGCCCGGCACCCTGAAGCTGGTCGAGGACGACGACGTGCCGCGCTTCATGGGCGCCAAGAAAATGAGCCTGCACCAGACCGGCTTTCAGGAAGTCCTGTCGCTGGCCATGCTGACCGAAAAATACCCCAGGTCCGTGCTGCTGATCGGCTGCCAGCCCGAGTACCTGGAAGATTACGGCGGCAGCCTGCGGCCCCGCGTGAAACTGGCACTCGAAGACGCCCTGGCCCACGGACTGGCCACCCTGCGCGAGTGGGGCGCCAGGCCGACGCTGCGCACCCAGCCCCTGAGCGTGCATGACGCCGTCACTTTTTGCGAGCTGGACCTGCTGCGCTATGAGGACGAGCGCCCTTCCGAGGACTTGGCCTGCCGCTCGGGCGATGACCGCTTTTTCCCCGACACCCCGCAAACTGCCTGA
- the hypD gene encoding hydrogenase formation protein HypD yields MKYIDEFRDGDIARKISARLAEEVQPERQYSFMEFCGGHTHAISRYGIAGMLPPNVRMVHGPGCPVCVLPIGRIDLAIKLALEFGVIVCTYGDTMRVPASNSLSLVKAKARGGDIRMVYSAADALEVARQNPEREVVFFAIGFETTTPPTALAIRDAQRAQLKNFSVLCCHVLTPSAITHILESPEVRQYGTVPIDGFVGPAHVSIVIGSQPYEHFSDEYRKPVVIAGFEPLDVMQAVLMLVRQVNEGRAEVENEFSRVVSRGGNLQAQALVSEIFELRTTFEWRGLGEVPYSALKIRPSYAQFDAECRFDLSYQPVADNKACECGAILRGVKKPTDCKIFGTVCTPENPVGSCMVSSEGACAAHYSYGRFRDIPVVVESI; encoded by the coding sequence ATGAAATACATTGACGAATTCCGCGATGGCGACATCGCCCGCAAAATCAGCGCCCGGCTGGCCGAGGAAGTGCAGCCGGAGCGACAGTACAGTTTCATGGAATTTTGCGGCGGCCACACCCACGCCATTTCACGCTATGGCATCGCCGGGATGCTACCGCCCAATGTGCGCATGGTGCATGGCCCGGGCTGCCCGGTGTGCGTGCTGCCGATTGGCCGGATTGATCTGGCCATCAAGCTGGCGCTGGAGTTCGGCGTGATTGTCTGCACCTACGGCGACACCATGCGTGTGCCCGCCTCCAACAGCCTGTCGCTGGTCAAGGCCAAGGCCCGTGGGGGCGACATCCGCATGGTGTACTCAGCCGCCGATGCGCTGGAAGTTGCCCGCCAGAATCCCGAACGCGAAGTGGTCTTTTTCGCCATTGGCTTTGAAACCACCACGCCGCCCACCGCGCTGGCCATTCGCGATGCCCAGCGGGCGCAGCTGAAAAATTTCAGCGTGCTGTGCTGCCATGTGCTCACGCCGTCGGCCATCACCCATATCCTGGAGTCGCCCGAAGTGCGCCAGTACGGCACGGTGCCAATTGACGGCTTTGTCGGGCCGGCCCATGTCAGCATCGTGATTGGCTCGCAGCCCTATGAACATTTCTCGGACGAATACCGCAAGCCGGTGGTGATCGCCGGCTTCGAGCCGCTCGATGTGATGCAGGCGGTGCTGATGCTGGTGCGCCAGGTCAATGAAGGGCGGGCCGAGGTGGAAAACGAATTTTCCCGCGTGGTCTCGCGGGGCGGCAATTTGCAGGCCCAGGCGCTGGTGTCGGAGATTTTCGAGTTGCGCACCACGTTCGAGTGGCGCGGGCTGGGGGAAGTACCCTACAGCGCGCTGAAGATCAGGCCCAGCTATGCGCAGTTTGACGCTGAATGCCGCTTTGACCTGAGCTACCAGCCGGTGGCCGACAACAAGGCCTGCGAGTGTGGGGCAATTCTTCGCGGCGTCAAGAAACCGACCGACTGCAAAATTTTCGGCACTGTCTGCACGCCGGAAAACCCGGTGGGTTCGTGCATGGTGTCCAGCGAGGGGGCCTGCGCCGCCCATTATTCCTATGGCCGTTTCCGGGACATTCCCGTCGTGGTGGAATCAATATGA
- a CDS encoding HypC/HybG/HupF family hydrogenase formation chaperone, with protein sequence MCLAIPAQLVELLPGEQAIVNLGGIRKTISIALIETVEVGDYVIVHVGHAIGKIDPEEAARTLAMFGELAEADNDRVSPSTKAAA encoded by the coding sequence ATGTGCCTAGCCATTCCTGCCCAGCTCGTCGAGCTGCTGCCCGGCGAGCAAGCCATCGTCAACCTGGGCGGCATCCGAAAGACCATCTCCATTGCCCTGATCGAAACGGTCGAGGTCGGCGACTACGTCATCGTTCATGTCGGCCACGCCATTGGAAAAATAGACCCTGAAGAGGCCGCCCGCACCCTGGCCATGTTCGGCGAACTGGCCGAGGCCGACAACGACCGTGTTTCACCCTCCACGAAAGCCGCCGCATGA
- a CDS encoding hydrogenase maturation nickel metallochaperone HypA: MHEASLAGGILKLVEDAARREAFRRVTVLRLEVGQLAGVELRALKFALEAIAPGTHLEGARLEFEEPAGQAWCMTCSQTVVLAARGMACTECGSYQLQPTGGTELRVIDMLVADE, translated from the coding sequence ATGCATGAAGCCAGCCTGGCCGGCGGGATTTTGAAACTGGTCGAAGATGCCGCACGGCGCGAGGCCTTTCGGCGCGTGACCGTGCTGCGGCTCGAAGTCGGCCAACTGGCCGGCGTCGAGTTGCGCGCCCTGAAGTTTGCGCTGGAAGCGATTGCGCCGGGAACCCATCTGGAAGGTGCGCGCCTGGAGTTCGAAGAGCCTGCCGGGCAGGCCTGGTGCATGACCTGCAGCCAGACCGTCGTCCTGGCGGCACGCGGCATGGCATGCACCGAATGCGGCAGTTACCAGTTGCAGCCCACCGGCGGCACTGAATTGCGTGTGATTGATATGTTGGTAGCCGATGAATAA